GCTTGTCAATTGTCTATTTAAAAATACTTAAAATGAAAAATCTTAAGGCATTCATTGCCTCCATTATCATCATATCTTCTTTAACTGTCCATGCACAGATTAAGAACGCGACAACTAGCACCGTAGAAATAAAAGGAAACTGTGCGATGTGCAAGAAAACTATCGAAGCTGCGGCATACGAGCCAAAGGTCTCCAAAGCTGAATGGGATGAAGATACCCAGCAAGCTGTCCTTACCTTCAATCCTGATAAAACTTCCGAGGAAGCCATATTGAAGAAAATTGCTCAGGCAGGATATGACAACCAATCTTTTCGTGCTCCGGATGACGTCTATGCAAAACTTCATGAATGTTGCTTATACGAACGCGATCATACGGTAGCTAAGGCGGAGCATAACGAACATCAGGGGATGGATCACAGCCAGCATAAACCTTCCGCTAAGGAGCATGCGAATATCGACCATAGTCAGCACAACGGCGATGCAACAGCAAATACGCAGTTAGCGCCGGTGTTTAAAAACTATCTTGCGGTGAAGAATGCGTTAGTGGCAACGGATGCAAAGGCTGCTGCTACGGCAGCAAAAGCTTTGACTGCTTCCATCGGCCAAGTTGAAATGGGAAAACTAGCACATGAAGAGCATGAGGTTTGGATGAAAGTGATGAAAGGAATTCAGACGGAAGCTGCTTCAATTGAGAAATCAACTGATATCAACAGACAACGCCAAAGCTTCATGGCATTATCGAATCATCTATATTCCCTAGCAAAAGCATCGCAAGGTTCAACGGCATTGTATTGGCAGTTCTGCCCGATGGCAAACAATAATAAAGGCGCCTATTGGCTCAGTGCAGAAGACGCTATCAAGAATCCTTATTTCGGATCTAAAATGATGAACTGTGGCGAAGTAAAAGAAAAAATCTAAAACTAAAGCACAGGTTAATTTATTTTATTTCTAAGGATATCTATGAAAAAGCTAAGAATATATAGCATCCTTAGCATATTCCTACTTTTCAGCCTTTCCGCCATGGCGCAAAAGGTTGTTAGGTACGATCTATATGTGAAGGATACATCGGTCAACTACAGTGGCAAGGAAAAGCGGGCTATTGCCGTCAATGGGATGATTCCCATGCCAACGCTGACTTTTACCGAAGGCGACACGGCGGAAATCCATGTACATAATGAAATGGATGAGCCCACTTCCATGCACTGGCATGGAGTCTATCTTCCCAATCCTGAAGATGGCGTCCCTTTCCTGACACAGATTCCGATAAAAGCAAAGAGCACTTACATCTACCGATTCCCGATTATCCAAAACGGTACGCATTGGTATCATAGCCATACCGGCATGCAGGAACAGATCGGTATGTATGGTGCAATGATTCTAAAGAAGCGGGAGGATGATCAGGACAATCGCAAAGGAATTGACGACCTGCCTTCCATTCCCATTATTTTGAGCGAATGGACCAACCTCAATCCCGACAATGTTCACCGTATGTTGCACAACGCAAATGATTGGTTTGCCATCAAAAAGAACGCGACACAAAGCTATGCAGAAGCCATCAAAGAGGGCCACTTCAAGACAAAAGTTACGAATGAGTGGAAGCGCATGTTGGCAATGGATGTCAGCGATGTCTATTACGATCGCTTTCTGATTAACGGCAGCAGCGAACAGTCTCTTTCGGATTTCAAAGCCGGCGATAAAGTCAGGCTTCGGGTCATCAATGCAGGAGCATCCTCCTACTTTTGGCTAACCTACGCAGGCGGGAAGATTACGGTAGTTGCCAACGATGGAAACGATGTAGAACCCGTTAAAGTCGATAGGCTGCTGATTGCTGTCTCGGAAACCTACGATATCGTCGTTGAGATTCCGGAAGATGGTTTCGCTTATGAATTCATGGCGACACCAGAGGATAGAACAAAAAACGCGTCCATCTACCTCGGCTCGGGCGTGAAGCAACTCGTCGCTCCACTTCCCAAATTGAAGTATTTCGAAGGGATGAAAATGATGAACGACATGATGAAAATGAACGGCGATCTGGACGATATGGGGATGAAGATGTCCATGCAACGCATGGATATGAACACTGTCATGTATCCGGAGATGGAGGGGAAAGGTATGCAGCATGGAGATCATCAAAACATGGATCATTCCGCAACTAATAAGAAAGATGACAAAGCTCACCAGGAACATCAGGGAATGAATCATGCTGAACAAAAACAGGATCATAGCGGCCATCAAAATATGGCGGAGCACAATCAACCTGATACAACGGCTGCCGCCCATGCTCAACATCAAAACAGTGATATTATTACATTAAACTACGGAATGCTACGCTCTCCCAAATCAACCAAATTCCCTGAGGGAATGCCGGTTCGAGAGCTCAAGTTTGAACTGACGGGAAACATGAGCCGTTATGTCTGGAGTTTAGACGATAAAGTGCTTTCCGAAGTGGACAAGATCCCCATCAAAAAAGGTGAAGCCCTACGTATCATATTGTATAATAATTCCATGATGCGGCATCCAATGCACCTGCATGGGCATGACTTCCGTGTCTTAAATGGACAGGGAGATTATGCTCCGCTAAAAAATGTGCTCGATATTATGCCGATGGAGACAGACACCATCGAGTTCGAATCGAATGTACATGGCGACTGGTTCTTCCATTGCCACATTCTATACCACATGATGGCAGGGATGAACAGGGTATTCAGCACGGAAGGACAGCCGGATAATCCGAAGCTTCCCAACAAGGAAAAAGCTTACCGCATGCTTCAGCGCGAGAGCAATATGCCGCATTTTATGATTCAAAACGACTTCGCTACTAATGGCAATGACGGTGAGCTAATGCTCCATAATGCGCGATGGCAATTGACCTCCGAATGGCGATTAGGCTACCATGATATGCATGGCTATGAAGTAGAAACACATCTCGGCCGCTTTGTGGACCGCATGCAATGGTTTATGCCATTTATTGGTTTCGACTGGCGCTATAGAAATCTCGAGGATCATGGCCCTGAGACGAACATCTTCGGACAGACAAACAGTAAACACGAAAGGGCGCTATTCTCTGCAGGTTTTGTATATACTTTGCCGATGTTGATTCGTTTCCAAGCAGAGCTCTACCACGACGGGAATGTAAGATTACAGCTTATGCGCGAAGATATCCCACTTTCCAAAAGATTGCGGGGTGGATTTATGGTCAACTCAGACAAGGAATATATGGCAGATCTGCGATATATCATTACCAGGCATATGGGAATTCGTACGCATTACGACTCCGATATGGGATTCGGCGTAGGGTTATCCCTAAACTATTAATTTGCACATATGCATAAAGAAGCTGCCCTATTTGGGGCAGCTTCTTATGTTTATATCTCCCAAGAAAAGTGCGCCCTGACATTCAAACAAGTGTTATCCTCACTATTGAACCCATTGTCGTTTTAAATCCAATGCCCGAGATTGTTAGAAACTCATCAAGCTAATGACCTTTCCTTTTACTTCAAAAGCATATACCTCATTTTAGGTATTTTGATAAAAAATATTGTCATAACTGAAAAAGCGCCTTAGATTTACACTTACAAGATAATTAACCCGAATTAAAATTATTATCCAAACCATGCTCAGCTACCCAATAGCCGGACAGTTCGCCTCTCTAGGAAAGGGGATGTCAAATGCAAAGTTCAATATTGAGGAAATTGGAGAACAGATTCCTGCCGCTATCATGATGCATGATATCATAGATGATACGCCGGTTCGAGTAAGCTATATGAGCGAGTTCGGCTGTAATCTACTGGGAACATCTGTCGAGGAAATTAATCATCTAGGTTTAGCTTATTACGAGAAGTATTTTGTGAAAGAAGAAGTCGAACAATGCGTTCTAGGATTGCAACAATACATTTCCGAAAAGGATCCACATCAGCAATATTCTTTCTTCCAACAAGTAAAGCTTCACAACGAATTGGAGTATAAATGGTTTTACACCATCTGCAAACTTGTCCAAAATCCCGAAAACGACAAATTCGTCGATCAACTGATGATCATTGCGACGCCGATTGAGGGTTGCGGAAATATGGTCAACAAAGTCAATAAAGTCCTTGACGACCATGACTTCGTCAAACAGAACTATCGTCGTTACGCGGCATTGACTAAACGCGAAAAAGAAATTATTCGATTTATAGCCAATGGTGCCTCATCAAAAGAGATTGCAGATAGCTTATTCGTATCCGTTCATACCATAAATACTCACAGAAAAAACATCATACAGAAGCTAGACTGCAAAACTTTTGCAGCATTCCTGAAATTCGCAATTGCATTCGACTTAATTTAAGTCAACCTACGAGCTGTAGCAATCTGGTTTAGATTCTCCGCTTATAGCCCGGCTTATCCATTTCCTTGTCTAAAGACATAGGCCCCGACCCTACGATCAAGAAATAGATCAATAGCATCAAAACGATAAGGGAAAGCCAAAACTCCGAATTAAGAAAACTAAATCCCTTTGTAATATTCACAAAGAAAACCGCCCCAATTAGAATTGGAATCTGTAGTGCTACGGCAAGTCGCGTGCGCAGACCAAGGATGATAAAAATCCCACCCACAATATGTGCAAACACCACATAATGTACCGCCGACCAAATAGACAACTGAAAATGCGTCTGTTCGATCAACGATGCGACAGAATCTCTGTCCATGATAAAACTAACTCCTTTTGCGAAGATGACCAGCCCTAGGGAAATGCGGACGAAGTCTATCCAACGAGGGTGATGCGCGTCGCCCCAGTGCTCAATGCGTTCGATTAGGTTCATAACAACCTCCTTTTTAATTGGTTATACCATTTCAACGTATGAACAGACCGTGTAGTATATTGTTCTATTTTCTTATTAATCTCCCTAATAGACAAACCATTCCCCCATTTAGCTGTTTAAACACTACGGGCATTTCCTATAAAAACACGTATGAATCAAATGACGAAATATCATATCAACCAGGTTGATAGTCCTTTTTGGGCTTTCGCCATACATGATGGGCATCAAATTGAAGAAGAACTAATGCCGTACATGCGGCTTTCGGAAACCGAGCGCTTGCGCGAAGAAGATCCCTTTACCGCAGCAATGGCCGAATTACCCATCAACCAATTCATCGGTGGAAGTTCAAGATTTCAATTAGACATCAATAGAAATTTGGAAAATGCAATTTACCTGACGCCTGAACAGGCTTGGGGACTGCATGTATGGAATCAGTTACCCGAAGCGGAAGTCAACCGACTCCAAAAAGAGCATGCCATGATCTATCAGGAAATAGAGGCATTAATCGAAAGGACCATCGCTCAATTCGGGTTCTTTTTCATCTTTGACATACATAGTTACAATGCGAAACGCGAAGGCCCAACGGAAGAGATCGATAAAGATGCCAACCCGCAGATAAATCTGGGCACAGCATTTATACAACCGAAGTGGCGACACCTGATCGACCTGTTCATCGAAAGTTTTCAGAAAGAAACCCTTGACGGAGAGACGATTGATATACGAGAAAACGTTAAATTTAAGGGAGGTTATCTCAATCAACACCTTAACAACCAATTTGGGCAGTCGGGTTGTGTAATCTCTATAGAGTTTAGAAAAGACTTTATGGATGAATGGACAGGCGTTCCGGACCCCAGCAAAATTACTGCCTGCAAGCAACTGTTACTGAACTCGTTGAAAACTCTAACGCATTATTTCGAAAATGACCGAAAAGAATAAACCACTACAGAGGATTCTAAACGCTATTAACAAGCGATCGGCTATTCATTACCAAATTCCAAATGTTGGAAAGTTTATCTTCAACAAGATTGTCCCTTATATTTTCATATATCGGGTACCTGAGATGGAGAAGCGCGACAAGATGCTTGTCGATTTGGCAAAGACAGAAAATGCAAGTATCGTCTGCAAGTCATCGGGTTTTCCATTAGAAGAATGGATTCGCCCTATTGCGCAAAAACTTGCCGAAGAGTTTGGCGCCTGCTTGCTAATTGAAGTATGGATTGCAGATGAGAAGCAGAAAGACGATATAGAAGTCCATGTAGCACAAAAGGATCTATTACCCTTAGCTGAGTACCTTGAAAAAAACATTCGCTTAGAAGCGCCTGAAATACGCGTAGGCATTGAGAAGGATCAGCATATCCCCCACCCACCTGATACGAAACAACTATTTTCCAAAAAGGAACTGCAGAACAAGCAGATCTTACTGATGGGTATCTCCATCAAACAGAACTATCTTGACGAAGCCGACAATGTGCTGCCTTTGTTGATGCGGATTTATAGAGAGTCTTTGGCGAAATCTCTGTCCCGATTGTTTTTCGAGTTTCTACGGGTCTACACCCACCTCAATGCTACGGCTCAACGCATCAATGTGCATCAGGAATTGACACCATTAATGGTTGAGATCGACCAAGCATTGGCTCAAGAAACAAAGAAGTTCGACTTCCTGCTCATGGTCACTCCGCTCAATGCGCACGAAGCCTGGCTACAGTTTAAGAAAGACAAGTTCTGGAAGACCCCGAAGTTTCTATATCGACCTATGCACGTCGACCCAGACCTCGTTAAACGTAGACTTTACAACCTACGAATCGAGGATATATACGACCCTACGATGGCCTACATCTTTCGGGACAAACGCGCCGAGCTCGACTCCATGATCACCATGCTTGCCGATCGTGGAAAAGAAGATTTCCTTCACGGCAGTTTACAGGTATTTGGAAACGTTTCGGAGAAACTATACAACTCTGCGCTGGCGCTATTGATGATGACAGAGCGTGAGGAGGTCGCGAAGAGATCGGATGATATTATCTCGGCAAATGATTTCGCGAAAATGGCACGTGAGGAAATACGATATTTACAAAAACAAAATACCGAATTCAATAGCCCTGTTCGCGTTCGTGAAGATATTTCAGGCGTCATGGTCAACCGTGGAGCCTTGAACATCAGTCAAGAGTATAAACTTACCCGCTCAAGGGCAATGGCATTGATTCAACATGAAATCGGGACACATGTAGTCACTTATTTCAATGGTCGCCAACAGCCGCTCAATCTGTTCAGTCTGGGTGTACCGGGATACGAGGAGCTGCAAGAAGGTCTAGCAGTGCTGTCTGAATACATCGTCAATGGGCTGAACAACGATAGACTTAGAATTATTGCCGCCCGCGTGATTGCTGTTCACCATATGTTATTGGGAAATACCTTCACCGATACCTTCGACATGCTCGTCGATCAATACCTTTTTCTTCCGGAAACGGCTTTTAACTTAACCATGCGGGTATATCGTGGTGGTGGATTAACGAAGGATGCGCTTTATTTAAAAGGGATCATCGAGTTGTTAAACTACATCAAAGAAGGAAATGAGGTCGATCTGTTGATGATGGGTAAGATTCGAAAAGACTACTTGCCCATTATCAAAGACTTGCTGCAACGCGGTGTCTTGATACCTCCAGCGATAATACCGCGCTATATGTCTGTCGATTATAAACCCAAATGGCAGGAAGTAACTCAAAAAGGATCCATATTTAAACTAGTAGAATAATCTAATCCGATTGTATATATGAAAATTGCATTTTTAATAAATCAAACCCATAAGGAAGAGGAAAAATTCACCACCACTATCCTTGCGTTGAAGGCACTCGAAAGAGGACACACGGTAATGTATATTGGGCTTGCCGACTTTGTCTATGAAGACGAGCAGCGCGTTCTGGCTCACTGTAGAATCGTTGAGCCGGAGCAGCAAATTGATACCGGCGATAAGTTGATGAAACATCTTAAAGACGCCAAAAAGACTTTGGTCGACCTCTCTACGGTAGAGGTATTATGGCTGCGCTTCGACCCGACCTTAGATATGATCAACAGACCTTGGGCTGCCGCAAGCGGAATACAGTTTGCTCAATTAGTGAAAAAGAACGGTGGATTTGTAATCAATGACCCCGATAATCTGGTGCAGGCAAATAATAAATTATATCTAGAAAACTTCCCGAAAGCCGTTCGTCCAAAAACAATGGTTACTAGAAATCACGAAGACATTCTACGTTTTTTAGAGGAGCAGAACGATAAGATCATCCTCAAACCATTGAAAGGCTCGGGTGGAAAGAACGTATTCATGATTAAATACGATGAACGACAAAATCTAAAGCAGACTGTTGAAGCGATTGCTCGCGACGGTTATGTGATTGCACAGGAGTACCTTCCAGAAGCTCATAAGGGAGATATACGTTTCTTTTTGATGGACGGCGAACCCTTGGTTGTCGATGGCGTTTATGCTGCAGTACAACGTGTGCAACCGGAAAATGAAATCAGAAGCAATATCCATCAGGGAGCTACCGCACAAGTGGCCGAAATAACCGAGGATATCTTGAACCTGACGAAACAAGTTTCGCTGACCCTAAAGAACGATAATATGTATTTAGTAGGCTTAGATATCGTAGGCGATAAAATCATGGAAGTCAATGTATTCAGTCCCGGTGCGCTCTACCATGCGATTAAACTTGGAAAGAAAGACTTTGCCGGAGCAATCATTGCAGACCTAGAAAAAAGAGTTGAAAACTTCTATGCAGCAATAGACGCTGATTAGATTACTTCTCAGTAACCGTCTCCTCCGTCGTCAATGGCGCGGGGGGGATTTCATCCACATTCCTTTCTATTTCTTTCGTTTCTACATGCACAGCAAACTCCGAAGGCTCGATACTGACGCCTTTGTAGGTGGCATACTCACGAGTAAATACAGCTCCAAAATATAATATAGCCGCCGTATAGTAAACCCAAAGCAAAATCAACACAATAGATCCTGCAGCTCCATAAGTGGTTTCCGTATCTGAATTTTGAAGATATAAGCCGATCCCAAATCGACCGAAAATAAAAAGTATAGCCGTAAATAGCGCTCCGGCACGAACCGTTTTCCACTTAATATTTACATCTGGTAAGACCTTAAAGATCACAGCGAACAAAACGAAAGTGATACCGAAGGATAATAAGAAATTAATAGCATCCATAACGAACACTGTCATATCTGGAAAGTAACGAAGCAAGCGATCGGTCAGTGTTAAGATTACGCCGTTGACCACTAATGTAACAACCAATAAGAATCCCAAACCAATAACTAAAGATGAGGATAATAATCTATCGGTAATCAACTTCAACCATCCCTTTTTAGGTTTTGCGCGAACATGCCATATTTTGTTGATGGAGTTTTGTATATCCCCGAATACTGTAGTTGCACCGATGATCAAAGTAACGATACTGATGATGAGTGCTAGTGTAGATTTACCGGAGAGTTCTAAGTTCTTGATCACTTCCTGAATTTGGCGTGCAGCACTCGCACCTACCAAACCGTTCAATTCTGTAAATACTTTTCCCTTTATCGCTTCCTCGCCCAAAAATATGCCCGCGAGAGAAATCATCAAGACCAAGATAGGTCCTAGGGAGAATATAGTATAATAGGCTAACGAGGCACTGTATTTCAAACTATCCTCGTTCATAAACCCCATTACAGAGTTCTTCAATATGCTAAAACTGTCTTTAAAGAAATTGGATTTCTTTTTCTCTTCCATGTAAATAATTGTTTTTTTCTTTATGACTTAACAGGCGGCTATAGAAATTGTTTTGAAAATCCCCTTCTAGCCTATCCGACGTGAATTTATTGCATGTGCCCACTCCCTTTTCCCACAACGGTCGCATCGGTCCTCGCAAGTTTCTAAAGTCGATTTCACATTTCCACAGAACAAACAAGCAAAGGGTCCACCGTCCTCCAACGAAGTAATCTTATATTGGTCGTCTGGAAATAAAGGCAACCCGTATTTAACTTCCTCGTCGGGATAATATAGCACGCTCATGGTTCCATCTACCTCCAATAAAGCAACGCGAACTTGCCCCAGATGCTCTATAGACTGATTCCGCAATTCTGCAAAGAACTCCATCTGCGAAAAGTCACTATCGCTTTCTTTCTTGACTTCAAACATCCCGTTCTTGACAACACACATGGGCTTGCCCTCCATCAGCTCGTTGAAAAAGCGATTCTTCTGCGTCAACCAAGTGATGAACTTGTAGAAAAGTATAATCGAGAATAAAACAATGAAACCATAGAGTATAGGAATATCCTCTTGAAACATCGGATCTCCGGCAGCAGAACCCATGGCAAGAATAATAGCCACCTCAAATAGCGTAAGTTGCCTGACACCTCTCCTGCCCGATAAACGCAGTACAATCAGGATGATAAGAAACATCATCAACGTCCGACTAATAATCTCCAAGATGAAGGACAACTCCACATCCTTCAAAAAGATATTTTGGATATCGATCATAGCATATTGTTTTTTCTATATCAGGAACATTTAATCCTTCAGAAGGTTTTACCAAGCAGACCAAACCTTTTCGGGAGTGGATTGTTTTACTATCAGAACAACATAAATTAAGATGAGCAAGAAAGAAACCCTACAGGAAGAAGAAGAAAAAAAATATCCAAAAGAAGAAGAAACAAAAACGGACGTCGAACATGATACCGGAAAACGTCCGGAAAAGGATACCAATCCTTTGCCACCGAATCCGAATAAAGTCGATGATCACGAATAAGCAACGGGAAACCGACTAGTTCGAGACAATACCCTTTATTAAGTTAATCAAACCTCTATCACGGCCCTTTTATAAGGGTTCTGATAGGGGTTTTATTTTAGTAGTTAGTATTTAGTAATGCGAATTAAGGGTTGAAATATATTGGAAAAATCTTCTTAAAAAGAGGGTTGAAAACTTGTATAAAAGCCTGATTATCAGTATATTTATAATGTTCCTTACGCATTATAAAAGAACATGATCAATCAGGCCAAGGCTCTAAAATTAATAAAATTATACCAGTATGTGTGTGATAAATATGACAGTGAACTGCAATATTACTGTCAGCGATTTTCAAACAATAACAAACCTGACTTTACTGATCAGGAGGTTTTGACCATCTATTTATTCAGTGTGCACGAGGAACAGCGGCTAAGGATCAAGCAGATTCATAAATTCGCCTCGGATTATCTGATGGATTGGTTTCCCAAGCTAACTTCGTACGTAGCATTCAACACCCGTATCAACCGCCTTTTTGATGTTTTGAGATCTCTCTGTCAGTCAGTTATAGAGGACTTTGCTCCAGAAGAGTGCTCCAGAGAATTTTCCCTACTGGACTCTATGCCCATCATAACCTGCAGTGGGACTAGAAGAGCAAAGGTAGCTCTGGAGATAACGGATAAAAGCTTCTGCTCAACGAAGAGGCTTTGGTATTTTGGATTAAAACTTCATGCGCTCAACAGCTATAACAAATCCAAGCTGCCTCGTCCGGAAAGCATAGTAATAAGCAAGGAATCTGAAAGTGACCTGAACATATTTAAGGAGAATTGGGCATCCATCGCAGGTAGGACGTTCTTTGGTGACAAGATATACCGTGACGCCCCATTCTTCGAGTGGTTTTATAAAGAAAAGAAATCAATTATGTATACCCCGATAAGGGAAACCCAAGGAAAGCCGGATTGTTTAAAAAACAGGGATCGTGCTTATAATGATCTGTTTTCAAGAGCAGTATCTAGGGTAAGACAACCAATCGAATCCTTTTTTAATTGGATAAATGAAAAAACACAGATACAAAACGCAAGTAAGGTCAGATCTACCAAAGGACTATTAGTACATGTGTTCGGTAAATTAACAGCCTGTTTCATAAAGCCTATTTTCAACCCTTAATTCGCATTAGTAGTTAGTATTTAGACCTATGGCGTTCGTTTTGATCGCTATTTTTTAGCGGTATTTTTTTAGAAAAAAAGAAGTATGGAAGGATGTTTTGTCTTTGAACCAGGAAAGGAAGGATTGGGAGGATGTTTTGTCTTTGAACCGGGAAAGGAAGGATGAAAGGATTGGCAGGATCAGGTCTTAAATCTAATGTCTAACATCTGATATCTAAACCTTACCTTTACTCTGAAAATTATGAAGAATAAAAACCTAGCCGTTCCTGCAGCCTTAGCATCGATGATATGCGTTCAAGGCGGTGCTTCTCTTGCGAAAAGACTATTTCCAGCATTAGGTGCCATTGGCACTAGTACGTTAAGAATTGGGTTGTCGGCGGTTATATTGTTCTTTATCAATCGGCCGAAGTTCAGCAGCTTCAGCAAAAAGCAATGGCTCTATTGTGCGATCTATGGATTGGGAATTGCTGCGATGAACCTTATTTTCTATATGGCTATCCAGCGAATACCTTTAGGACTGGGCGTGACGATAGAATTTGTCGGACCCTTGTTCTTAGCATTGGCGCTTTCGAGAAAGCTTTTGGATATCGTATGGGCATTATTAGCCTGCACTGGGATATTGCTTATCGTTCCATGGGGAACCGGAGATATTGATCTATTGGGGCTGTTTCTCGCTTTTCTAGCGGGAGCCTTTTGGGCACTTTATATCATCATGGGTGGTAAAGTTTCTAAAGTGATGGACAGCAAAGATGCAGTATCCACTGGAATGTTGATTGCAGCGGCCTTTATCATCCCTTTTGCAATTTGGGATGG
The DNA window shown above is from Sphingobacterium hotanense and carries:
- a CDS encoding DUF421 domain-containing protein gives rise to the protein MIDIQNIFLKDVELSFILEIISRTLMMFLIILIVLRLSGRRGVRQLTLFEVAIILAMGSAAGDPMFQEDIPILYGFIVLFSIILFYKFITWLTQKNRFFNELMEGKPMCVVKNGMFEVKKESDSDFSQMEFFAELRNQSIEHLGQVRVALLEVDGTMSVLYYPDEEVKYGLPLFPDDQYKITSLEDGGPFACLFCGNVKSTLETCEDRCDRCGKREWAHAINSRRIG
- a CDS encoding EamA family transporter encodes the protein MKNKNLAVPAALASMICVQGGASLAKRLFPALGAIGTSTLRIGLSAVILFFINRPKFSSFSKKQWLYCAIYGLGIAAMNLIFYMAIQRIPLGLGVTIEFVGPLFLALALSRKLLDIVWALLACTGILLIVPWGTGDIDLLGLFLAFLAGAFWALYIIMGGKVSKVMDSKDAVSTGMLIAAAFIIPFAIWDGQLAKITPMLFAQGLGVAILSSALPFSLDMVALKQLPAKTFSILTSLQPAFAALSGLLFLQETLTGLQWLSIACVVMASIGTTLFSRNH
- a CDS encoding transposase — its product is MINQAKALKLIKLYQYVCDKYDSELQYYCQRFSNNNKPDFTDQEVLTIYLFSVHEEQRLRIKQIHKFASDYLMDWFPKLTSYVAFNTRINRLFDVLRSLCQSVIEDFAPEECSREFSLLDSMPIITCSGTRRAKVALEITDKSFCSTKRLWYFGLKLHALNSYNKSKLPRPESIVISKESESDLNIFKENWASIAGRTFFGDKIYRDAPFFEWFYKEKKSIMYTPIRETQGKPDCLKNRDRAYNDLFSRAVSRVRQPIESFFNWINEKTQIQNASKVRSTKGLLVHVFGKLTACFIKPIFNP